The genomic segment ATCAAGAACAACATCAACACCCTCAGAGAGTTGAGCCATCACGGCTTCACGGCTCGTACCATAGTAATTTTTATGCACATAGGCCGATTCAAGAAAAATGCCCTTTTCCTGCATCTCTATAAAGTCTTCCTGCTCGACAAAATGGTAGTCCACCCCGTCCTGCTCTCCTGGGCGGGCAGTCCGAGTTGTGTGTGAGATAGAAAAATTCAGCCTCCCCACATTTGCCATAACCCTTCCAAGTATTGTCGTTTTGCCAGCTCCTGACGGGGCAGAAATAACAAAAAGCTTCCCTTTATTCATTTTCATTATATACCTTTTTCCCCTGTTCCCTACACTCTCCAAGCTGTAAATCTATCCTCATAGCCTGTAACCTTTGACTTATTGTATCGGATTGAACCGACGAGAGAACAACATGGTTGGAGTCCATAACAAGCATAGACCTCGTCCGACGCCCCTCTGTTACATCAATAAGTTTACCATTTTTTTTGGCAATCTCTCGTATCTTGCGAGCGGGCGATGAACCTGTGTTAACAACCGCAACAACCCTACCCACCATCACCGTATTGCCAAAACCAACATTGAGAAGTTGCATACAGCACCCTTTGAAAAAATTCTTCCACTCGGTAACCACCTTCCCCAGAACCCCTTAAGGGTCTGGAGAAAATATTACCTGTAAAAAATTATTCGATATTCTGTATCTGCTCACGTATCTTTTCCAACTCACTCTTAAGGGCTACCGTAAGATGGGCTATATCTGCATCGTTGATCTTTGAGGCAATGGTATTCACCTCGCGCAGAAATTCCTGAATCAAAAAATCCAGTTTACGACCAACGGTCCCTTCCTCTTCCACAAAACGGGAAAACTGAGCGATATGGCTACGGAGACGAACAATTTCCTCTGTCACATCAGTCTTATCCGCCAAGAGAGCTATCTCTTGGGCAAGACGAAGAGGATCAAGCTGAACATTGTCGAGCAGCTTCTGCAGTCTCTCCTGAAGAGCCTGATGACGCTGAGCCACAAGCGCAGGAACATGGAGCTCTATCTCTTCAACGGTCTTTGAAAAAAATCTCAACCGGCCAAGCAGATCCTCCATTAAAATTTCTCCCTCCTGAAGACGCATAAGATCGCAACCCGTAAGGGCAGCCTCTATGGCTCCAGAGAGGACAGGCCAGACAACCTCTTCAAGATCCTCACTCTTTTGCTCCCGAACCAAGACCTCAGGGAACGTTGCCAACTGGAGTGCTGTCAGCTCAGAAGCACAGCCACAGCTCTCTGCAATTCCACCAAGGGCATCCTGATACTTTTGGGCAAGAGAGGTATTCACCGAGAGCTCTACCAAATCAGAAAAATCACCCTGAACATTAACCAGCAGATCCACACGTCCACGCTGAAAATGTTCTGATACGGCGTTGCGCACTCGATCTTCCAGACTTGCATAGCCCCTTGGCAATTTTATTTTCACATCCAGATAACGATTATTGACACTGCGAACCTCGACATTCCAAGTGCGAGTACTGTTCTCCGCTTCCCCTCTGCCAAATCCCGTCATACTCTTAACTGACATAGTTTTCACTCTCTATGTTATTTTTTATTTCGCTCTGATTTTGAAGCTATGATCCCTTTAGGGGCGGCAAAAAAATGCCCTCAGGCTACCCTTTACAACAAAGATAGGCATAAAACAACAAAACGATACAGAGGAAATCCTCTGTATCGTTTTTCAAGGCTAGCATAACGCTACCCAAAGTAATCTCAAATAAAACTACTTAGCCATAGCTGCATCAAGCTTTTTGAGAATTGTAGAGGTAACCAGAATGCCGTCATCATAATACAAGACACCTGACTTCGCCTCTAGAATGGCAGCATAACCATTCTTTTCACCAAAGGCAGAAACCACCTTTTCAAGGGATCCCAAAATAGGTTGGAGTTCCTTGTCTTGAAATTTTTTCAAGATCATACGGCTGTTATTTTCCTTGACTTGAAAAGCACGTACCTTCACCTGAAAATCACGGATCTTTTCAGCAGCCTTCTTTTCGCTCCAAACACTGCTCTTCTTATCAATTTCTGTCTTTAAAGTATCAAGAGCGAGCCGATCAGCCTTGAGATCTCCCTGCACACTCTTTACCTTTGCCTCAACGCGAGCTGAAGCGGTCTTACCCGCCTTGCACTCAGTAATAATTTTCTGCACATCCATCACGCCAATTTTAGTTACGGCAGCGTAGGCAGATGAAACAAAAAGAGCACAAACGGATAGAACAACCACAAAGAGTGACTTTTTATAATTCATACCTTCCTCAAAATAAATTTGTGCGTCAGTCAACTAATATTATTTAGCAACAACGAAATCACAACGACGGTTTTGGCTCCAAGCATCTTCGCTTTGTCCATTGAGCAAGAGACGCTCTTTACCATAACTTACGGTGGTCAATCGAGCCTCTTCAACACCTAAATCCATCAGGTATTGCTGGGCGCTAAGGGCACGACGTTCGCCAAGGGCCATATTATACTCATCGGTACCGCGAGAATCGGTATTACCTTCGATGCGTACCATATAATCAACATTTGCATCCATAAAGTCAGCATTTACCTGTACGCGTGGTTTTTGATCTTCGCCCACAGCAGATGAATCAAAGTTAAAATAAACAGGAAGCATTCCTTCAGTGGTACGCGCTTCACCGATACCCAAGGGAACAACAACGGTATCAAGGGGTTCTTCAATTACCACAACCTCTTCAACAACCTCTGTCATCAAAACAGGATCAGCACACTCCTCACCTGGTTTTACACAGGTACAACCAGCCAGAGTCAACACAGAAAGTCCAACAAGTGCAGGGAACAACAATTTCACATTTAAAGTCATGACAGGAACCTCCTCAGGTATATACTGTTCGTCACCAAACAGCTTATTAAGCAACACAAGCACGATAGGCAAAAGCATAAATCTGCAAACACAGAAAAATCAATCACCTTTGCAGGATGCTTTACCATTTAACAAATAAAGAGAACTATTTGCAACTGATACACAAATATACTTATTTATATCTGCCAGAGGACGCAAATTCAAGATTTTTTTAATCATCACTTTCTCTAAGAGTGATTTTGATGTTAAATTTAGGTTTAAAAACAGGGTTGCCAGCCACCTCCTGTGATTTTTTGATCAGAAAGCAACCTTGACACATTTTT from the Desulfotalea psychrophila LSv54 genome contains:
- a CDS encoding OmpH family outer membrane protein — protein: MNYKKSLFVVVLSVCALFVSSAYAAVTKIGVMDVQKIITECKAGKTASARVEAKVKSVQGDLKADRLALDTLKTEIDKKSSVWSEKKAAEKIRDFQVKVRAFQVKENNSRMILKKFQDKELQPILGSLEKVVSAFGEKNGYAAILEAKSGVLYYDDGILVTSTILKKLDAAMAK
- a CDS encoding OmpA family protein, which produces MTLNVKLLFPALVGLSVLTLAGCTCVKPGEECADPVLMTEVVEEVVVIEEPLDTVVVPLGIGEARTTEGMLPVYFNFDSSAVGEDQKPRVQVNADFMDANVDYMVRIEGNTDSRGTDEYNMALGERRALSAQQYLMDLGVEEARLTTVSYGKERLLLNGQSEDAWSQNRRCDFVVAK
- a CDS encoding extracellular matrix/biofilm biosynthesis regulator RemA family protein, whose protein sequence is MQLLNVGFGNTVMVGRVVAVVNTGSSPARKIREIAKKNGKLIDVTEGRRTRSMLVMDSNHVVLSSVQSDTISQRLQAMRIDLQLGECREQGKKVYNENE
- a CDS encoding YicC/YloC family endoribonuclease, with protein sequence MSVKSMTGFGRGEAENSTRTWNVEVRSVNNRYLDVKIKLPRGYASLEDRVRNAVSEHFQRGRVDLLVNVQGDFSDLVELSVNTSLAQKYQDALGGIAESCGCASELTALQLATFPEVLVREQKSEDLEEVVWPVLSGAIEAALTGCDLMRLQEGEILMEDLLGRLRFFSKTVEEIELHVPALVAQRHQALQERLQKLLDNVQLDPLRLAQEIALLADKTDVTEEIVRLRSHIAQFSRFVEEEGTVGRKLDFLIQEFLREVNTIASKINDADIAHLTVALKSELEKIREQIQNIE